The following are encoded together in the Deinococcus soli (ex Cha et al. 2016) genome:
- a CDS encoding beta strand repeat-containing protein, with protein MNRHATILLTMSALLASCARHTATMPGAAPEAPPAPGTTPVTAQPGRSQPVHPLGLVTVNFSGLTAPSGPEVSASVPGGLTGSGLADLGSIQLRAASSGTFTTGTRGVDGVRYLYATFLVRNATAAGTAYTTPRQNLTLIAASTPSTLNNTPFSSLKRFDGSDADPTIAPLIQPTTGLTFDPRTGRPGLLSGAQDLQVYAENEVAGISGVTRAFPFGFVTRNRTRTDSRTLNANPGSSAFDGVVTVALKLPLQANVADDPYTFNMTFAVVDDSLTRVTESPEEQVGGDVAARATALGAQVAVLCGSTYSGTPLFIGSATTAGAPGTRAAHIGGDVALKSLPTAYAATGNTTLSTNSASGLGRFYSVYPPTPGGATPTLTFTGNGSARGGILNMNADGSFAFTSRVGDGAGATLTRNAADTFTFSGGTPTADTLRYGLNTSTGCTGSNQAAPVNVNGRVWFVNGAGGSGDGRQSTPFNTVSAAQTASGPNDLIYIASGTYSQPTTFTLKNAQATVGAGTALTVNGSTLLTAATAPLLQVTGGAGVTLASNNTLTGLSVQGSTDGITGTNFGTLNGTLTQVRASNGLALNLKNGTVNLTSTRLDAANPATNGRGVNLEQVGGTLTVTGSGSAGSGGTIQTAASAGNIGIHLQPDTANLTVNLNRMVVQQNHVGVQFTPFGTASTGTLNLSVQDSSFQNNTASSVYLNPTGNTSNTYLIRNNSFTHAGTGNGVTYEAQRPTGSTSVDHGRIQNNTLSLSTSGNANPIDLAQRVAGSARFEVSGNTITSYGLYGMQFRTMDGAARMDVILTNNNVSSPAHPNNLDGIALTSSTTSGQGNFLCVKPIGNTSVAPNPAPISGFRLRQLLGSTFQIDTAAPSSAGVTAVNNGSTVRLSGTFAPVAGTCQAPN; from the coding sequence ATGAACCGCCACGCCACGATCCTGCTCACCATGAGTGCCCTGCTCGCCAGCTGCGCGCGCCACACGGCGACCATGCCGGGAGCCGCACCTGAAGCGCCCCCAGCCCCCGGCACCACGCCAGTCACGGCGCAGCCCGGCCGCTCCCAGCCCGTGCATCCCCTGGGGCTCGTGACGGTCAACTTCAGCGGCCTGACAGCTCCATCCGGACCGGAGGTGAGTGCCAGCGTGCCCGGCGGGCTGACCGGATCGGGCCTCGCGGATCTGGGCAGCATTCAGCTGCGGGCGGCGTCCAGCGGCACCTTCACGACCGGGACGCGCGGCGTCGATGGCGTGCGCTACCTGTACGCCACCTTCCTGGTCCGCAACGCCACGGCCGCCGGAACCGCCTACACCACCCCCCGGCAGAACCTCACGCTGATCGCGGCCAGCACCCCGTCCACACTGAATAACACGCCGTTCAGCAGCCTGAAACGCTTCGACGGATCGGACGCGGACCCGACCATCGCGCCGCTCATTCAGCCCACCACTGGACTGACCTTCGACCCGCGAACAGGCCGCCCGGGACTGCTCAGCGGCGCACAGGACCTGCAGGTGTACGCCGAGAACGAGGTCGCCGGGATCTCCGGGGTGACGCGCGCCTTCCCGTTTGGCTTCGTGACCAGGAACCGCACCCGTACCGACTCCCGCACCCTGAACGCGAACCCGGGCAGCAGCGCGTTCGACGGCGTGGTCACGGTCGCACTGAAACTGCCCCTCCAGGCCAACGTGGCGGACGACCCCTACACGTTCAACATGACCTTCGCCGTGGTGGACGACAGCCTGACCCGCGTCACCGAAAGCCCCGAGGAGCAGGTCGGAGGGGACGTCGCCGCCCGCGCCACCGCCCTGGGGGCCCAGGTCGCCGTGCTGTGCGGCAGCACGTACAGCGGCACCCCGCTGTTCATCGGGTCGGCCACCACTGCCGGGGCACCCGGCACACGCGCCGCCCACATCGGCGGGGACGTGGCCCTCAAATCCCTGCCGACTGCGTATGCCGCCACCGGCAACACCACCCTGTCCACCAATTCCGCCAGTGGCCTCGGCCGCTTCTACAGCGTCTACCCACCCACTCCGGGCGGCGCCACGCCCACCCTGACCTTCACCGGCAACGGCAGTGCACGCGGCGGCATTCTCAACATGAACGCCGACGGGTCCTTCGCGTTCACCTCCAGGGTCGGGGACGGCGCGGGCGCGACCCTGACCCGCAACGCCGCAGACACCTTCACCTTCAGCGGCGGCACCCCCACCGCAGATACCCTGCGCTACGGCCTGAACACCAGCACCGGCTGCACCGGCAGCAATCAGGCCGCCCCCGTGAACGTCAACGGGCGCGTGTGGTTCGTGAACGGCGCAGGTGGCAGCGGCGACGGCCGCCAGTCCACCCCCTTCAATACGGTCAGCGCCGCCCAGACTGCCTCTGGGCCCAACGACCTGATCTACATCGCCAGCGGCACGTACAGCCAGCCGACCACCTTCACCCTGAAAAACGCCCAGGCGACCGTCGGGGCCGGTACGGCCCTGACCGTAAACGGCTCGACCCTCCTGACGGCCGCAACGGCCCCGCTCCTCCAGGTGACCGGCGGCGCCGGCGTGACGCTCGCCAGCAACAACACCCTGACCGGCCTGAGCGTGCAGGGAAGCACCGACGGCATAACCGGCACGAACTTCGGCACCCTGAACGGCACCCTGACGCAGGTGAGGGCCAGTAACGGGCTCGCCCTGAACCTGAAAAACGGAACAGTGAACCTGACCTCCACCCGCCTGGACGCCGCCAACCCCGCCACGAACGGCCGGGGCGTCAACCTTGAACAGGTGGGCGGCACCCTGACCGTCACCGGCAGCGGCTCAGCCGGCTCAGGAGGAACGATTCAGACCGCAGCCAGTGCCGGCAATATCGGCATCCACCTGCAACCCGACACCGCAAACCTCACCGTGAACCTCAACCGCATGGTGGTGCAGCAGAACCATGTCGGCGTGCAGTTCACGCCATTCGGCACGGCCAGTACCGGCACCCTGAACCTGAGCGTGCAGGACAGCTCATTCCAGAACAACACAGCCTCCAGCGTGTACCTGAACCCCACAGGCAACACCAGCAACACGTACCTGATCCGGAACAACAGCTTCACGCACGCCGGAACGGGCAACGGCGTCACCTACGAGGCGCAGCGCCCGACCGGGAGCACCAGCGTGGATCACGGCAGGATTCAGAACAACACCCTGTCCCTGTCCACAAGCGGCAACGCCAATCCCATCGATCTGGCCCAGCGAGTGGCAGGTTCAGCCCGCTTCGAGGTCAGCGGGAACACCATCACCAGTTACGGCCTGTATGGCATGCAGTTCCGGACCATGGACGGTGCCGCGCGCATGGACGTGATCCTGACGAACAACAATGTTTCTAGCCCTGCCCATCCCAACAACCTTGACGGCATTGCCTTGACCAGCAGCACGACGTCCGGTCAGGGGAACTTCCTGTGCGTGAAGCCTATCGGTAACACCAGTGTCGCGCCCAACCCCGCTCCCATTTCGGGATTCCGGCTCCGGCAACTGTTGGGCAGTACCTTCCAGATTGACACTGCCGCGCCCAGCTCTGCGGGCGTCACTGCGGTCAACAACGGCTCGACAGTCCGGCTGAGCGGCACCTTCGCCCCCGTGGCTGGCACCTGCCAGGCCCCCAACTAA
- a CDS encoding Nramp family divalent metal transporter produces the protein MASRPPTTESVSPPAGRSLDDRMTERAEAVLARHSQKRGLARILPFLGPAVIASIAYMDPGNFATNIQGGAQFGYALLWVILAANLMAMLIQNLSAKLGIATGKNLPETIRERWPRPVVWLYWVQAEIVAMATDLAEFLGAAVAIQLLTGLPLIWGAGITAALTFWLLTIQRRGFRPLELVIGGFVSVIGVAYLTQFVVARPALADLGRGFIPSFQGVDSVYLAVGIIGATVMPHVIYLHSALTQGRVPTRNDDERLRLSRLNRVDVIASMGLAGLINMSMLAVAAATFYGKGVENAGDLETAYRTLTPLLGPAAATAFAIALLASGLSSSAVGTMAGQVIMQGFVNFSIPLWLRRTITMLPAFIVILLGLNPTDVLVLSQVILSFGVPFALIPLLLFTARRDVMGVLTSRPLVSGLGWLFASIIIGLNVYLLWGAFTS, from the coding sequence ATGGCCAGTCGTCCCCCCACCACCGAGTCCGTGTCGCCCCCGGCAGGTCGCAGCCTGGACGACCGCATGACCGAGCGGGCCGAGGCCGTCCTGGCCCGGCACTCGCAGAAGCGCGGGCTGGCCCGCATCCTGCCGTTCCTGGGCCCGGCCGTCATCGCGTCCATCGCATACATGGACCCCGGGAACTTCGCCACGAACATCCAGGGCGGCGCGCAGTTCGGATACGCGCTGCTGTGGGTGATCCTCGCCGCGAACCTCATGGCGATGCTGATCCAGAACCTCAGCGCGAAACTGGGCATCGCTACGGGCAAGAACCTGCCGGAAACCATCCGGGAACGCTGGCCGCGCCCGGTCGTGTGGCTGTACTGGGTGCAGGCGGAGATCGTGGCGATGGCGACCGACCTCGCGGAATTCCTGGGTGCGGCGGTCGCCATTCAGCTGCTGACCGGCCTGCCCCTGATCTGGGGCGCGGGCATCACGGCCGCGCTGACCTTCTGGCTGCTGACCATCCAGCGCCGGGGCTTCCGCCCGCTGGAACTTGTGATCGGGGGCTTCGTGTCCGTCATCGGCGTGGCGTACCTGACGCAGTTCGTGGTGGCCCGCCCCGCCCTGGCCGACCTGGGGCGCGGGTTCATTCCCAGCTTTCAGGGCGTGGACAGCGTGTACCTCGCGGTGGGGATCATCGGCGCGACGGTCATGCCGCACGTCATCTACCTGCACTCAGCGCTGACGCAGGGGCGCGTCCCGACCCGCAACGACGACGAAAGGCTGCGCCTGAGCCGCCTGAACCGCGTGGATGTCATCGCTTCGATGGGGCTGGCGGGCCTGATCAACATGAGCATGCTGGCCGTCGCCGCCGCCACCTTCTACGGCAAGGGCGTCGAGAACGCCGGGGACCTGGAAACCGCCTACCGCACGCTGACGCCGCTGCTGGGCCCGGCCGCCGCCACCGCGTTCGCCATCGCGCTGCTCGCCAGCGGCCTGAGCAGCAGCGCGGTGGGCACCATGGCCGGGCAGGTCATCATGCAGGGCTTCGTGAACTTCAGCATTCCGCTGTGGCTGCGGCGCACGATCACGATGCTCCCGGCGTTCATCGTGATCCTGCTGGGCCTGAATCCCACGGACGTGCTCGTGCTGTCGCAGGTGATCCTGTCCTTCGGCGTGCCGTTCGCGCTGATCCCGCTGCTGCTGTTCACCGCGCGGCGCGACGTGATGGGCGTCCTGACCAGTAGACCCCTCGTGTCCGGGCTGGGCTGGCTGTTCGCCAGCATCATCATTGGCCTGAACGTCTACCTGCTGTGGGGGGCGTTCACGAGCTGA
- a CDS encoding M12 family metallopeptidase, giving the protein MRVASSLIALSVILAACSPSPTPDARTAPEKAPATLIMPDGTEQQVMGFKQDGYLMLEDDIILADLSSAKVGKQGTYVVDTRYRWTGRTIPYTFAANVPQAIRDRVAAAASTIRSTTNVVVTPRTSSTQRNYVEITYNTGTSCASSLGMVGGKQTITLADRCTTGSIIHEFGHAMGLFHEQTRPDRDKSVTIIWANIPADWQSQYQIRSGSAGYGAYDFDSIMHYPAFFDGKIAIQPLDSSIDLNRMGQRNGFSTTDKSTINAMYPR; this is encoded by the coding sequence ATGCGCGTCGCGTCTTCCCTCATTGCCCTGTCCGTCATCCTGGCTGCCTGCAGCCCGTCCCCCACCCCCGACGCCCGCACGGCCCCCGAGAAGGCCCCCGCGACCCTGATCATGCCCGACGGCACCGAGCAGCAGGTGATGGGCTTCAAGCAGGACGGCTACCTGATGCTCGAGGACGACATCATCCTCGCGGACCTCAGCAGCGCCAAGGTCGGAAAGCAGGGCACGTACGTTGTCGACACCCGTTACCGCTGGACGGGCCGGACCATCCCGTATACCTTCGCCGCGAACGTCCCCCAGGCGATCCGTGACCGCGTGGCGGCTGCCGCCTCCACGATCCGCTCGACCACGAACGTGGTCGTGACGCCCCGCACCAGCAGCACGCAGCGCAACTACGTGGAAATCACGTACAACACCGGCACCAGCTGCGCGTCCAGCCTGGGCATGGTGGGCGGCAAGCAGACCATCACCCTGGCCGACCGCTGCACGACCGGCTCGATCATCCACGAGTTCGGGCACGCCATGGGCCTGTTCCACGAGCAGACCCGCCCCGACCGCGACAAGTCCGTGACGATCATCTGGGCGAACATCCCCGCCGACTGGCAGAGCCAGTACCAGATCCGCAGCGGCAGCGCCGGGTACGGCGCGTACGACTTCGACTCGATCATGCACTACCCGGCGTTCTTCGACGGGAAGATCGCCATCCAGCCGCTCGACAGCAGCATCGACCTGAACCGCATGGGGCAGCGCAACGGCTTCTCCACGACCGACAAGAGCACCATCAACGCCATGTACCCCCGCTGA
- a CDS encoding phage tail protein, with protein MADPFLAEIRLTSFNFAPRGWALCNGQLLPINQNQALFSLLGTTYGGNGQTNFALPNLQGRMPIHAGNGYTQGQAGGEVNHTLTLTELPQHTHTVQASSQAGTTPVPTGAVLAAPAHGGNLYSSGAVSAALVGSTVGGAGGSQPHINMQPSLVLNYIIALVGIYPSRP; from the coding sequence ATGGCTGATCCCTTCCTTGCTGAAATCCGCCTGACCAGTTTCAACTTCGCGCCCAGGGGCTGGGCTCTGTGCAACGGACAACTGCTGCCCATCAACCAGAATCAGGCGCTGTTCTCCCTGCTGGGCACCACGTACGGTGGGAACGGCCAGACCAATTTCGCGTTACCCAACCTACAAGGGCGCATGCCGATCCACGCAGGAAACGGCTACACCCAGGGACAGGCGGGCGGAGAAGTCAACCACACCCTCACGCTGACCGAGCTCCCCCAGCACACCCACACCGTGCAGGCCAGCTCGCAGGCTGGCACCACCCCGGTGCCCACCGGCGCTGTCCTGGCCGCGCCTGCTCACGGCGGCAACCTGTACAGCTCCGGAGCAGTGTCTGCCGCACTGGTGGGCAGCACCGTGGGGGGGGCGGGAGGCAGTCAGCCTCACATCAACATGCAACCGTCCCTGGTGCTGAACTACATCATCGCGCTGGTGGGCATCTACCCCTCGCGGCCCTAA